Part of the Strix uralensis isolate ZFMK-TIS-50842 chromosome 32, bStrUra1, whole genome shotgun sequence genome is shown below.
TGGCCAATTTACTGAATGAACAACACCGGACAGTGAAGGAACAACTTGAGCAGTTGAGAATGAAAAAGTCCTCGATCAAGCCACCACAAGAGATAGAAAAATCAAAACCTCAGAATGAGAAGCCTCTCCAGAGCCTTGTTCTGGACAGTATGCAAAGAAAGAGGCTCCAGCAGCAAATGCAGCAGGTAATAAAATGTTATCTGGTCTGACCTAATGAATATTTGCTGTGTACTGCGGGGGGCAGGGAAAGCCCATGGTACAGCAAGTGCTTTGGAGttctttcttaaagaaattaattgaaaaagcTACATTTGAGGCTGGAGCTTTAATAGGTGATGTGTACATGCCTGATTCCAGTTGAATTGAATGTGCAAAGTAGAGCTGACTTAGTATCTGTATGGTTCTCCTGTGAGATAGCTGCCTTGGCCATGTTTGAATTCTGACCGTAATCTGTCAAAATCCTCCATTTTCACCaacttctttattattttctaagaACATTATTCTTGAtgtagtttggattttttttttcctcttcccaccACGCAAAACTGTGTAGAAATTCAGTTTGAACATTTAAAAAGCTGTCAGCAGCATAGATGAGAAGCTGTACTTAAGAAAATTTTTTCCATGTCCATACAAAATTCAAGAGGACTTCTCAAAATTTGAAAGTTCCTGTCAACTCGATTTCGTGAGGACAAAGTGCACTGGTTTTGTGTGAAGTTGATACAAGTCCTGCTGAGTAGTCGTTTCTTACTCTGCATCCACCATACGGTGTCATGCTTTGGTCTGTGGCAGCGAGGAGGGACACAGACCTCTCAAACACAAGCTGAAGGAATACATCTTGCATTAGACGTGTAGAGTACGTGACTTCAATTTTTCAGCTGCAAAGCAAGATGTAtggtgtttgtgtgcatgtgggGAGTTCCAGTAGCTGAAGTCattgtttcttcagaaacaatAAAGTCATTGTTTCTGAAGTGtttagttaggaaaaaaaataccctttcTGTATTGATCATTATGGTATGAGACTTTGGCACAAAAGCTGGGAAACTGCCCTAAGACTTAAACAGATGATGTGTTCAAAGTCTGTGTAATAAACTTCCTGCCAGTGGATATTAAAGTTTTCTCTCAGTTTTCTATTGcttaaaaggtttttttgtaGTCAGAATGTGATTGTTGGGGTGCTCAGGAGATATTTCTTGTGCCTCTATACTTATGCTTTCCAGTTTCTTGGATTTCTGATAGACTGAAAAAACCCATTTGTCTGATTTTATTCTTCAAGCATGTTCAGCTTCTGACTCAAATCCATCTTCTCGCAAGTTCCAACCCTGCTCTAAGTTCAGAGGCCAGTACTACCAGGATGTTTTTGGTAAGGACATGTCTAAAATCAGAGCTACATGAATTTTAATGATTGCTGGTCACTGGAGATATTTAGAGAGCTTTATTTAATTGATCCTATCAAATTCAGAGAGACTACCACGCAATAAAGGAACAGTGTTGTCAGCCTACTATGAACATGCTCAGTACTTGGAGAAATCATTCACGCTGTGCTGACTGATAACTGCTTTGAATTGGCAtgcctttgtatttttttgttgttttcttggaaatactgatagttaaaaaaaaatacggCTTCTGTAATTAGTAAACATTCTGTGACCTTGAAAGTTGCTGGAAAGTGGGGGAATTAAAAACCACCAATTGGTCTGATTGTTCCTAGATTTGTAATGCTGAAAAAGAAGACCTGCAACAGTCTGCTTCTTTTATGCCTGTCACTTCACTAGCTTTTATTTGTTTGCATTATTGCATTACATGTATTTGTTCTTTACCTTCcagtcttttatctttttctgtgtttgaccTTGCAGAGCGAGCTCGGGAACTTTGCTCGAAGCTCTACGCTCCTTCGTCAGTCCTTCAGTCCCAAGTTTCAAACAATGTTCCAGCCATGTAACTTGAAGGGAGCACTGCAGCTCATTGAGGATTTTCATGCCCAAGTCCAGGTTGACTGGAGCCCTCGCAAAGCTGTGAAGAAGAGTGGTATGGGTCTGAAGGGATTTTCTGAAGCAGTATGGATTTGAAGGGTGGGAAAGCATTGACAGGGGGAGTTACTTCATGCTATGCACCCTCTAGATGAGCTATGGTTCAGACTGCTCTTtggaattttttaaattttgtgaggTATTTTTAGATAAAACCATTCACTTTATTGACTGCCTTTTTGCTGCTTAAATTTGCAGTGCAGTAAAGCATCTTACATGAGCTGTTGACTTCTGTTTGACATCATAATCCTGCCATTTATTGTTCTGCAGACGACGTTTGGAGCTGCAGAAGTCCATCAAGGAACTATGAAACTGGAAATAATTGTTCCAAATGTGTTGGTTAACACTCATCAAGGAAATATTCCCCTCATTAGAGTgttttagtgaaagaaaaaaagctccaaACTGTCAGTTTCAAATATTTGGTTTGTGATTTTTCTACTACCTGGAGAGTGACTCACTTGAAGTAAACAGagctttttaaatttgttttttcattgtagaacaaaagaaaagatgaagggGGAAAGTAATTTTAACTTTTGCTGATGTAAACTTAAGGGCAAAAACTAGGAAATATGCAAATTCTAAAAATGAGGGAGAAAGTCTCTTTTTGCatgaaagaagtaaaagaaaCGGCATTTTCAAGAAGTTGGTTGTGAAAAACATCATTTTCCGTGTATACCTCTATCCgtatctgttcatttttttcacaGCCAATGAATTTCCATGTTTGCCAAAGCAAGTGGCTTGGATTTTGGCAACAAGGAGAGTCTTCATGTATCCAGAGTTACTGCCAATATGTTCCTTGAAAGCAAACCCTCCCCGGGACAAGATTATCTTCACCAAGGCAGAGGACAAGTAGGTGCTTGGAATCATTGAATAAAACACCTACAAATGAGGCTTCTTTGTTAAGGAGGATTCCTGGGATGTAGACTCTCGGGATATCTGTGTATTGTGCAACTGCACATCCAAATAGCGATCTGCCATACTGtctaaaagactttttttttttcttttcccctccttccttccttttcagttTATTAGCTTTAGGTTTGAAACATTTTGAAGGGACGGAGTTTCCAAAGCCCTTGATCAGCAAGTATCTCTTGCCAACAAAAACTGCCCACCAGCTTACAGTACGAATCAAGAATCTCAATATGAATCGAGCCCCTGATAATATCATCAGAGTAAGTGATGTGTTCAGAGCATGGTTTGGtatttttcagatctgtgtgtctGGTTGGGTTGTTACACAAGAAGAGATGTGCTGTTTGCTCCACGGACCTTTCCGTTTATACGCTGAtgctttcttaaaagaaaatgtcatccTTTTATTAGCAATGAGGATTTCTTCAAAAAGATCTTATCCTCTGTACTTTGCAAGTACTTACATTACTCTCTTGACTCTTTAGAGCCCAGCACTTGCAGACAGTCCGAGTACAAATGTGGCTTCGGTAATCCTGGCAAATTCATACATACGAACTTTTGAGTAGCAAAGCTCAAACCAAAGTGCTGTCTGCAGTCAGGCTGAAGGTCCAGCTGGCCAAATATCCTGTCCCCTAAGCTAATGGCCACTGCTGAAGAGAGATTAAGAACCAGAAACACTTAAGTATGCCTGCACATCTGCTAGAACTTCAgcctttattattcttttttactgtttctgtggGTAGTACCTTATAAAAGTAGTAGTGATGAGAATCGCTCTGTTcacgtgaacacttctgcagaGCACAGTCCTTATCCTACATCCTAGCAGGTATTGAACAGGTGATCTGACCGCAGTCATCTTGCGTTCTCTCCTGTCTCCACAACAGTActataaaaagacaaaacagttgCCCATTCTGTTCAAGTGCTGTGAGGAAATCCAGCCGAATGAGTGGAAGCCACCTGTGGAGAGAGAAGAACATCGCCTGCCATTTTGGCTAAAGGTAGTTGCTGCTCTTCTTCATCCAGTATatgaggttttttgttgtttgcttggtttcttttgggtttttttttgtttgggttttttttccttcctttttctgtccAGCCTAGGTCCAGAGCGAGTTCTTTCATTAGCCTACAGCTCTGAAGTCAAAAGGCAGTCTGATTGTATTGCATGGGAGCCTGTGTTGTCCTGGCTCTAGCTAGTAATCGTAGCAAGAGCAGTAGTATGTAGCAACCTGAAGTATTACACGCTACTCTTGGTGTTTCTCTGCCCAGCTGCAGTACAGGATTGAAGTTATCGTGGGCATAGTGCTTGTTGTCACATCCTTGTTTTACTACGGGGTGTATTTCTAATGTCTAGTTTGAGATGTTGATTTTGTTATTTAGCTTTGTTAATTTGTTAATCAAGAGAGCTTGACCCTCACTTTAGGGTTAGCAGTGTTGCCATCTTTTCCGCTGTATTACAGCCATGAGAGAGGGTGTGTTCTTCCCCCCTTAAAACTTCACCTtctgagaggaaagaagaaagctgGGGGCTTGGGTTGGGGTTTTTCAAGGTTATCTTCACCTGCAGCGTGGCTGTTATTTTTGTTATACCGAAATGTCTCGTGGTTCATAAGGATTCTTTCTCTGAGACTCTTTGCACGAGGCATAGTGACCGTGCCTGCGGGTTGGTCTGAGGAAAGAATCAGACTCAGATGCCATAAAATCCAGTTCTCTTAATCACTTGTATTTCATTGTTAGTGAAGCTTCCTTCCCACAAAATCTTGTATTTACTAAAGGAACCTTTATAAAGTAATTCAGCTCCGGTGTTTCTTTCAGGCTCTCAGATTCTTTTGAAGGCCTTGGAGTAAAACTCATGAATATAAAGTAATATACAATAAGTATAAAGTAATATAGAGTAGTATGAAGTAAATAAAAACTGCTTTACTTTTAGAAGCAAGTTACTGTCTGTCACCTTCTGTGGTGCTGTTTGAAGGTGGTAATAGAGGAGTAGCCTGTGGACGGGACTAATAAGCTCTTGTTCCCTTTAGGCCAGCTTGCCCTCCATTCAGGGGGAATTGAAGCAATTAGCAGAAGATGCCAGGGAGGTGCCAGGTTCACCTGATGCAGAATCTGTCTTTTTGGGGACAGGAAAGGAAACTTCAGACACAGAATATGATGAAAAATATCCTCTACTCATGCCAAAGGGACTAGTACTGACCCTGAAGCCTCTTGCCAATCGATTCTCTAGGAGGGCGTGGAGGAGGCAGAGGTCTTCGGCTCTGAAGCCTGTCCTCATTCGGCCGAGCCCTTGTCTGCAGCCCAGTGCCAACGCTATTAACATCCAGAAAACTGTGAAGCTGTCCCAGTCAGAAGCTCCTCCCAGCAAAGTTATGGTTCAGATTCCTCGGCTAATCCAGCCAGCTACAGTGATGCAGACGGTGCCAGGAGTGCAGCCTTTGAATGTTCCAGCAGTGGTGGGAAGTGGGGATGCCTTGGAATTCCAGAACGTGCTCTCCACTTCGCATTCAGACTCCAGACAAGCTTTCTCAGCTGCTGTACCACCAGCTCTAGTGTCCTCAAATCCAGTAACTTTTCAGCCAAAATTGATGTTGCCAGCTTTGGCCGGAGCAAAAATACGCAAACCTTGTGTTCGTAAGGGATACCAAAAGAAGAAGGGGACAAAATCCGCCCCACTGATAAAGACTTCACCTTTGATTCAGCCATCACCTGTCATCCTTACTGTACCTGCTACCACCGTGAAAGTGGTTAACATAGGCAATGGTTGCAATATGATTCAGCCCATAAATACAACAGTTGGTAGAGGCACTCAGGCAATTCCAGTTACAACCTTACTGGTAAATCCATCCACTTTCCCATGTCCCTTAAATCAGCCTCTAGTGACTTCTTCCATCCCTTCGTTGATAGTCTCTCCTAACCCGGTTGGTCTTTCTGCGTCATCTGTGGGTGAAAATGAAGAACAACAGCTGAATCTGGTTCCTTCCTGCCCTGctggaaacaacaaaaatacctACCCCACGGTGGAGCCCAAGGTCGAACCCCCAGAGTTGTACGTTTCATCCTCTGCTGTCTCCCCCAAGGAGGAGTGTAGTACAAATCCTGGCACTTCAGGTAATGGCAGTCAGGAAAATAAGGGTGATTGCTGTAGCTGGACAGTGGTAGAAGGAGACAAGAGCACTTCAGAGCCACTGTCTGTGGACCTTTTGCCTCATTTAGAAGATCCAGATGAAACGGTGAAAATTGAGCCTGAAGATTCAAATGATGCTACCAAGGAAGTAAATCCAGTACAGAAGAGGGATATTTTATGTGCTGAAGTGAAGGAGGAATTCATGCTGGATCTTGGCCAGGAGCTGAACGTGGAGGCTGCGTGTTCATGTTCAAATGACCCGAAAGAAGTTAAAAAGGAGCATACTTCGTGTGACGAGAAGGGAGAAGAACAACAACGGGCTTTGCAGTCATCTCCCCATGGGGAGCAGCAGATGGAGGCAGGTGTTGTTGCTGGACCCCCAGTAAGCAGTGAGTCTCCAAAGAATCTTTCTTATACAGCAGATGTTGAGGCAGAATTCAGTAGTCCACTAGGAAGACCAGAGGATTCGTCCAGTATAGATGGCCAGTCTGTTGGGACACCAGCTGGCCCTGAAgctggaggagagagagaaggacaagaagaggaggaagatgatgacTTTGATGATTTTACACAAGATGAGGATGAAGAAATGTCATCAGCCTCAGAAGAATCTATTCTTTCAGTGCCAGAACTTcaggtaaaagcaaacagaaCTTTAACAAACTCACATCAGTGTCCTGAAACACCCTGGTGGCGTCAGGGCAAATCACAATTGGAATCCAATTGGAAAGCTGGGCTGTTAGCTGTGTAATAATAGCGTGGTGTTGTGTTGTTTTACACAGAAATTGGACAATCTGAGATTTTAAATCCAAGCCAAAGGAATATCTTGCAAACATGCAGATTCAGTTTCTGCTGAGTTATAAGGACTTCCTCAACTGAGGCTGTCCTTTAATAAAAAGTACtttaagtgaaaattattttccaggtCACAATTCCAGCAAGCCTTTAAGAACTAAGATCATCATTAAGGAATTCTGTCTAGCTTAAGGGTTTTATAAGTGGCAGattctgaaatttaattttgcgCGTGATAAAATAAAATCGTCAGTTCTGATTGTTGTTGAATTCTGTCCCTTCAGTAGAATCCTCTAGTTGGTCAGATGTTGATCTGTGAAATTGGCTGTTAGAATTATGCTGGAGTGAGCTAGTTGCTGAATGGCATTAAAACAAAcactaaaagaaaacaatgtgatgttttgttgttgttgctttctAAGGAGACAATGGAAAAACTTACTTGGCTTGCAACAGAGAGACGTTTAAGCCAAGAAGGAGATTCTGAAGAGGAGAATTCCCAGGAAGAGAACTCTGagcctgaggaagaggaggaggaggagggggaaggaataGAGAGTTTACAGAAAGATGATGAAATATGTGGAGATGTATCAGAGGAACCTAAATCTGCCTTCACATTGACAAAGACGGCCCCACAGGTGGAAGCCCACAGAACGACAGCAGGTGAGTCCTGGGGGGGTTGTTTTGACACAGCACGGGGGGAAATAGAGCTGCTCTCTGCATTAAAAGCAGAACAGTGAGGAAACTGTATCTGGGTTTAATTTCACTTAGTGTATCTGAGCTTAGTGATGCTTTCCATCTGGAAATTAAATTTTGCAACAGAGTCACAGTTCTGTAAAGACAGCTCTTACCACAGAAGCCCTTCTGCACcgagggggtttttttagtccATGTGATGCGTTTATGCTTCAAAAATTTGCAGGCATAGGGTTTGTGGTTTGTGTCAGCTTTAGTAATCCTTGATCTCTTGCTACTCAGAATTTCCCAATGCCTGTGTGAGAACAATATTAAATAGTCAAATCTTTGCTAAATTGAATTTTATTATAAGGTCATGTTGGGGAAAAATAAGTGACACCAAATAATACCTTAACAGAATCTGACAAGTGGTAGATGAATCTGAGCGGTGAATTTCGAGGAGGTGGATTTCAGCCCTTTAGTCCAACAGATCCCTAATCTAAAGGCGTAAGAATGTCGATGTAGCAACTCTTAGCATACTATTTCATTCCCTGCTGTGTGACACCAGTTATTAATCTGTGATGTTAACTCTATTCGTGTAAATAATAAGCTAAAATAATAATCTGCAAGTGTTAAGAGCCAGCTCTGATGCTCGTATCTGTTACCCACTATGATGTCCTTTGCCCCTGGTATCAGTAGCTGTATCTGTTGTTTCGCAGTAGATTGCTGGCTGAGTAACAGCTAGGATGGGTTTGTTGCTGTatccagagatttttttccagtcagatgctataaaaataaacagcCAATTTAAAATAGGTTAGCCAGCCTGACTAGTGAAAAGTATATTGCTCCTACAGGAGAGCATAAACAGTAAACTCATCACTGACTCTATTTTCTATTGCAACGTCGATCTAGAACATATGAGGGATGTATGAGAAGTACCTGTACAACTTGCTTTGTGCTTCTTCACAGGAGAAAACATGAAAGCTCCTGGGAAGAGCAGGAGCTCCCACAGAACCAGAAATAAGAGGGGACGGGCTCGTGCTAGCAAAGATACATCTAAGCTGCTCCTCTTGTACGATGAAGACATCCTGGAGAGGGATCCCCTGCGGGAACAGAAGGATCTGGCATTTGCACAAGCCTATCTAACCAGGGTAAGCCAGAGCAGTCTGCAGCCCAGGAGTGGGAACATCATGAGTCCTCTACCACGGTTCATGCCTGAGCCACGTCACTGCCACTTCCAGCTGGGCATACTGGATCTGGTTGGGATGGAGTTCTCTTTCTTCATAGCACCCCGTATAGTGGTCCTTTacttactaaactgtctttatctcaaccgaTGAGTTTTCATGCTattgctctccctcttccctcccctgtccctccCGGGGGAGCTGGGGAGTgagtgaggggctggggggtgcttggctgctggctgcagTCAATCCATGCCACTGAGCCTCTTCTAATGTCACGGTCTTGGATTTGGTTCCCTTCTCTCTTGTGAGCAGTTCAGATTTATCTTTAAGACAGAGACCTGGCTGGCTCAAAACTGGAAGCACTGTGGAAATTCTGAGTAGCAAGAGATCAAGGATTACTAAATTAACTTGTTTTCTTCCTGGATGTTACGTAGTCCTGTAAAGGTCTGTTGCTCTTTCCAGGTGCGTGAAGCCTTGCAGCATGTTCCTGGAAAGTACGAAGACTTCCTTCGTGTTATCTATGAGTTTGAGATTAGCACGGACAAGCAAACAGCTGTGGATCTCTATTCCACTTTACAGAAACTGTTGCATGACTGGCCACAGTTACTCACCGattttgctgcctttcttttACCAGAACAAGCTCTGGAGTGTGGACTGGTAGGTAGAACGAAAGGAGGAGACCAGATTTTAAGCAGACAGTGTCAATGCTTGTGGGAGTGAAAGAATAAGGAATTCTTCATAGGGCAAGCAAGGTAGACAGCTGGTAAATCGTTTGCCTACCTTGCTGTTTTATTAATCAGAATTGAAAAGTCTAGTGTTTGTTTTAAGTCTCATCCTAAGTATTACTGTGGAGAATCAGCCTTTCCCAGTTACGTTGCAGAACCTGACTGCAGAGCCAACACTGCAGATACAGCAAGTGGAACAGTTCCCTTGTCTCACAAATCAGCCTTCCACTTTGTAAGGTAGAGGGTTTCACCTGCTACATTCTTGCTGGATTTTCCTATCTTGTGTGCATATGGTTGAAGCAAAACTTCACAGCTCACGTAAGTATTGATTATAGAAAgtcttgtttctcttcctccaccttctccCAGTTTTGCAGTGGATGTCAATACAAATGGAAAACGAATAGCAAGACAGGCATTCTGTAGCTTGCTTAAGCCAACTAGAAATATATTCTTGAACGTGAGGggtgaatctttttcttttggtcaGTTTGAAGAGCAGCAAGCGTTTGAAAAAAGCCGGAAGTTCCTCAGGCAGCTGGagatttgttttgctgaaaatcCTGCCCACCATCAAAAGATCATCAAagttctgcagagctgtgcagactGCCTGCCCCAGGAGATTGCAGAGGTAATCGGGCATCCAGGTCCCTCCTTTCTCTCAGAACCCCTGAGAATGCAGTTAGCTGGCCTGCTTCACTGCTCCTTGAGAGCACGAGAGTCGATCAAGTGTGATCTCCCTCTGTGGGGTGTGGTAGAGAGTTGAAGCTGCCTCTTCAAGAGGCTTTACAATTAACTGCCCTGTGCGTCTCCTCTCTTACCTCCACCGTGCTTTTATCACCTTGCAGGTGAAATTTTAGCTACAGGTCAGCCTAGAATTTTGGGGGGATATTTCTATGCTAATTTGATAGCTGGATGTGGAATGATCTCAAAACATTCATGAAGTAATACCAATGCAAGCATGAACTTCCATGCTGGAGGTCTGATACGCCTTGATGTTCCACTTGCTTTGAAAAATCCTCCTGAGAAGAATGTGACGACGTGGAAtgaaacacttattttttctggatttctctCTTTCAGCTGAAGACCCAAATGTGGCAACTGTTGAAGGGACATGACCACTTGCAGGATgagttctctgttttctttgatcACTTACGGCCCTCAGCCAGCCGCATGGGAGATTTTGAGGAGATCAACTGGACAGAAGAGAAGGAATATGAGGTGGGGCAATCTTCTCCCCAAGACcagaaaagataaaagcagagATACAAGACATGTTTGAACTTAAAGAATTCAAATTGAGGCTGCATTTCCAGAGAGAGGGAAGTAGCAGGGGGGGGATAGCTGTTGGTGGACTGAAGTAAACTtcttaaagttttaaaactttccaATTTTTTTAGAGCATTTATGTCTCTTCTAACATAATTGAACTTCTCATGTCCTGGAACTGAGCTCAGTATTGAGAAATTCTGGGGAAAATGAAGTTTGATCTGCCGAAGAGCGATCATGATAGAGCAGTtcttgtgtgtttctttttttgtagtTCGATGGGTTTGAAGAGGTGTCTCTGCCAGATGTAGAAGAGGAGGATGAACCACCCAAGATGCACACagcttcaaaaaataaaaaacggAAAGAGATCGGAGGCCACAACAATGACAAGGTGGGCCTGGGGTATCTCACTAATCCACATGTCTGGACTCTGAGCAAATGCATGCCCATGAGGGTAAATGTGTGTTCTCGAGAGACATGACAACAGCCTAAAAAGATGTGAAGAAAGGGGATTGAAACGTGTCCGTTGTGCTCTGCTTGCTAGCAGCATAATGGCTTTAGTCCTCCGGGTGT
Proteins encoded:
- the GON4L gene encoding GON-4-like protein isoform X1, whose amino-acid sequence is MAARRLRGGRAPRRFRFLRSERDGAAGPGRRCRAASRFPVFQVGAGMSLSVKMLPCKKRRAAVAGPPSPRERGGGEDGELPGTGGSSSAGAADGGSSAKPAPVARAGGSPSCGPAVWRGPGEASLKGGGKRPLTRAAPGSGQEAPGAKEACAAAPLPEGRRSPEAAAEGKTPKVCTEVEANSQRDPCLTENQPAVQESPGRSSLQLAVRNPAVLKPLKNTRAGEWPQQTDEENEDLGLFIPLEEQDGEDIERRRRRRKATKRKREGKTQEEEGSLSCDIKLDDTLDRTLEDGAKQHNLTVVNVRNILHEVITNEHVVAMMKAAISETEDIPLFEPKMTRSKLKEVVEKGVVIPTWNISPIKKANEVKPPQFVDIPLEEDDSSDEEYQPEDEDEDETAEESLLESDVESTASSPRGAKRSRTRRSSDEEGGTLCEMEKVTAPVVRHISAEVVPMGPPPPPKPKQNKDSTFMEKLHAVDEELASSPVCMDSYQSLEDSLIAFRTRSKRPLKDVPLGQLEAELRAPDITPDMYDPNTADDEEWKRWLGGLMNDDVENEDEADDDDDPEYNFLEDLDEPDTEDFRNDRAVRITKKEVNELMEELFETFQDEMGFSNMEDEGPEDEDNVTESRPNFNTPQALRFEEPLANLLNEQHRTVKEQLEQLRMKKSSIKPPQEIEKSKPQNEKPLQSLVLDSMQRKRLQQQMQQHVQLLTQIHLLASSNPALSSEASTTRMFLSELGNFARSSTLLRQSFSPKFQTMFQPCNLKGALQLIEDFHAQVQVDWSPRKAVKKSANEFPCLPKQVAWILATRRVFMYPELLPICSLKANPPRDKIIFTKAEDNLLALGLKHFEGTEFPKPLISKYLLPTKTAHQLTVRIKNLNMNRAPDNIIRYYKKTKQLPILFKCCEEIQPNEWKPPVEREEHRLPFWLKASLPSIQGELKQLAEDAREVPGSPDAESVFLGTGKETSDTEYDEKYPLLMPKGLVLTLKPLANRFSRRAWRRQRSSALKPVLIRPSPCLQPSANAINIQKTVKLSQSEAPPSKVMVQIPRLIQPATVMQTVPGVQPLNVPAVVGSGDALEFQNVLSTSHSDSRQAFSAAVPPALVSSNPVTFQPKLMLPALAGAKIRKPCVRKGYQKKKGTKSAPLIKTSPLIQPSPVILTVPATTVKVVNIGNGCNMIQPINTTVGRGTQAIPVTTLLVNPSTFPCPLNQPLVTSSIPSLIVSPNPVGLSASSVGENEEQQLNLVPSCPAGNNKNTYPTVEPKVEPPELYVSSSAVSPKEECSTNPGTSGNGSQENKGDCCSWTVVEGDKSTSEPLSVDLLPHLEDPDETVKIEPEDSNDATKEVNPVQKRDILCAEVKEEFMLDLGQELNVEAACSCSNDPKEVKKEHTSCDEKGEEQQRALQSSPHGEQQMEAGVVAGPPVSSESPKNLSYTADVEAEFSSPLGRPEDSSSIDGQSVGTPAGPEAGGEREGQEEEEDDDFDDFTQDEDEEMSSASEESILSVPELQETMEKLTWLATERRLSQEGDSEEENSQEENSEPEEEEEEEGEGIESLQKDDEICGDVSEEPKSAFTLTKTAPQVEAHRTTAGENMKAPGKSRSSHRTRNKRGRARASKDTSKLLLLYDEDILERDPLREQKDLAFAQAYLTRVCCSFQVREALQHVPGKYEDFLRVIYEFEISTDKQTAVDLYSTLQKLLHDWPQLLTDFAAFLLPEQALECGLFEEQQAFEKSRKFLRQLEICFAENPAHHQKIIKVLQSCADCLPQEIAELKTQMWQLLKGHDHLQDEFSVFFDHLRPSASRMGDFEEINWTEEKEYEFDGFEEVSLPDVEEEDEPPKMHTASKNKKRKEIGGHNNDKEVEWVDGMKECSCSCHEGTSDLKLKKSKRRTCSHCSSKVCENKFYKNKDSHELTASLVQQESSPPPEGKDSGMSKEPAEESLDNRDEGEDVQSRTKTVSRKVDSLASGSQLEGKIVSGRHASSEKAALPDNQVQEAGVSVVNAAGDSDSSITGPRWTPLQKATLKLPQETKDCPCTVGSEGLNQHQGNAGASLGLSRDLLLSSRSATAKGLTGPSSSSAKSLCQTEGLRSDSSDKLTGFGHASKSGVKEFEGPPVSLEGRAEAKQGWITPGRKPAPGKSCSSQAPDNCILETDDTGCTGNFPESRLKSNENNCFQMHQHSEQLEYRVVTASLGQKEEEQQQQRVTEATVCAKNSKVSSTGEKVVLWTREADRVILTTCQEKGAHLETFHAISQKLGNKTASEVSHRFRELMRLFHTSCDGSSEDEEDATSTSNTDQLSDKDLLLSEEEPDD